In the Nicotiana tabacum cultivar K326 chromosome 16, ASM71507v2, whole genome shotgun sequence genome, one interval contains:
- the LOC107793726 gene encoding uncharacterized protein At2g23090, whose amino-acid sequence MGGGNGQKAKMAREKNAEKMKGQKGSQLEANKKAMSIQCKVCMQTFICTTSEVKCREHAEAKHPKADVYACFPHLKK is encoded by the exons ATGGGTGGAGGCAATGGCCAAAAGGCAAAGATGGCTCGTGAAAAGAACGCTGAAAAGATGAAAGGCCAAAAGG GAAGCCAGCTTGAGGCTAACAAGAAGGCCATGAGTATCCAG TGCAAGGTGTGCATGCAGACATTCATTTGCACCACTTCTGAAGTTAAGTGCAGAGAACATGCTGAAGCAAAACATCCCAAAGCTGATGTCTATGCATGTTTTCCTCATCTCAAGAAGTGA
- the LOC142170648 gene encoding uncharacterized protein LOC142170648, with protein MRSSGVLDYGGPSGSHHQQENIHHETSRQHNFENEHLNVPDLTQLPIDDVLTRDLVDAQSQEDDSDYDNNADESGDDTPFPDEGDDEEEVDVEPELTREHAPPPPARPRVYESHMPFHERNIPYLDNLPSMPDVDALTRDDDEIRSAIWDESRPTVLAKGMYFPDKARLIRDVKIYSVRECREMTVSVSTTEVYKVVCCRDFTGCHWMLRASKKKSGLWKVGKFVSTHRCEMHTFNENHFNLDVDLIYLVLIPYLKVSIRFKIKEYITAVHREYGCTITKRKAYLGRKRVFELIYGDWDKSFSSLPRYMAALQHVNPGTVVEWRRERSPDKPEYIFNYVF; from the exons atgcgtagttctggcgtATTGGACtacggtggtccatccgggagtcatcaccaacaagaaaatatccatcatgaaacgtCAAGACAACACAACTT tgaaaacgagcatcTTAATGTTCCTGACCTCACACAGCTGCCCATAGACGATGTACTGACTCGTGATTTGGTAGATGCGCAGAGTCaagaagatgatagtgattatgacaacaatgcggatgagtctggagatgacacacccttccctgatgagggtgatgacgAGGAGGAAGTGGATGtcgaacctgagctgacgagggagcatgctcctccacctcctgctagaccaagagtgtacgagtcccacatgccatttcatgagcggaatattccctaccttgataatttgccaagtatgccagacgtggatgccctcacaagggatgatgaCGAAATTCGGTCAGCGatatgggatgagtctagaccaacagtgctggcaaagggcatgtatttccccgaTAAGGCTCGCCTAATTAGGGATGTAAAAATCTATAGTGtaagagagtgtcgtgagatgactgTAAGTGTGTCAACTACGGAGGTATACAAGGTTGTATGCTGTAGAGACTTTACGGGTTgtcattggatgttgcgtgccagcaagaagaaatcaggtttgtggaaagtgggtaaatttgttagcacccacagatgtgaaatgcacacattcaatgagaatcacttcaacctGGATGTGGACTTGATTTATCTagtcttgattccatatttgaaagtgtccattaggttcaagattaaagaaTATATTACAGCCGTCCACCGggagtatggttgtactataaccaaaagaaaggcatatctcggtcgcaaacgtgtctttgaacttatttatggcgactgggataagtctttttcatctctgcccaggtacatggccgcactgcaacacgtcaaccccgggactgttgttgaatggaggcgtgagcggagtccggacaaacccgaatatattttcaactatgtgttctag